A stretch of Marinobacter sp. F4206 DNA encodes these proteins:
- the acnD gene encoding Fe/S-dependent 2-methylisocitrate dehydratase AcnD, which translates to MNTEYRKPLPGTDLDYFDTREAVEDIQSGAYDKLPYTSRILAEQLVRRCDPEMLTDSLKQLIERKRDLDFPWYPARVVCHDILGQTALVDLAGLRDAIAEKGGDPAKVNPVVPTQLIVDHSLAVEHAGFEKDAFEKNRAIEDRRNDDRFHFINWTKTAFKNVDVIPPGNGIMHQINLEKMSPVVQARDGVAFPDTCVGTDSHTPMVDALGVISVGVGGLEAESVMLGRASMMRLPDIVGVELTGKLRPGITGTDMVLAITEFLRKERVVGAYLEFYGEGADSLTVGDRATISNMTPEYGATAAMFYIDGQTIDYLKLTGREDDQVALVEKYAKHTGLWADSLKNAEYERVLKFDLSKVERTLAGPSNPHAHLPTSELAERGIAGEWEQEEGKMPDGACIIAAITSCTNTSNPRNMVAAGLIARNANKLGLTRKPWVKTSLAPGSKTVKMYLEEADLLPELEQLGFGVVAFACTTCNGMSGALDPKIAQEIMDRDLFSTAVLSGNRNFDGRIHPYAKQAFLASPPLVVAYAIAGTIRFDIEKDALGYDKDGNPVTLKDIWPDDAEIDAIVKSSVKPEQFRSTYIPMFDITRDAQANTNPLYEWRPQSTYIRRPPYWEGGMVGEKTLKGMRPLAVLPDNITTDHLSPSNAILMNSAAGEYLHKMGVPEEDFNSYATHRGDHLTAQRATFANPKLFNEMVRDENGNVKQGSLARIEPEGKVVRMWEAIEAYMDRKQPLIIIAGADYGQGSSRDWAAKGVALAGVEAIVAEGFERIHRTNLIGMGVMPLQFEEGTTRKTLGLDGTETYDVEGTPAPRAELTLVIHRKNGSTERVPVTCRLDTAEEVSIYKAGGVLQRFAEDFLQSEGAA; encoded by the coding sequence ATGAATACTGAATACCGTAAACCACTCCCCGGCACTGACCTGGATTACTTTGACACCCGCGAGGCGGTCGAAGACATCCAGTCCGGCGCCTATGACAAGCTTCCGTATACTTCGAGGATCCTGGCCGAGCAGCTGGTGCGCCGGTGCGATCCGGAGATGCTGACCGACTCACTGAAGCAGTTGATTGAGCGCAAACGCGATCTGGATTTTCCCTGGTATCCAGCTCGTGTGGTCTGCCACGACATCCTCGGGCAGACGGCGCTGGTTGATCTTGCCGGCCTCAGGGATGCCATCGCCGAGAAGGGCGGGGATCCCGCCAAGGTGAATCCGGTGGTACCGACGCAGCTGATTGTCGACCATTCCCTGGCCGTCGAGCACGCGGGTTTCGAGAAAGACGCGTTCGAGAAAAACCGTGCGATCGAAGACCGTCGCAATGACGATCGTTTCCACTTCATTAACTGGACCAAGACCGCCTTCAAGAACGTCGATGTGATCCCGCCGGGCAATGGCATCATGCACCAGATCAATCTGGAGAAGATGTCTCCGGTCGTACAGGCTCGCGACGGAGTGGCCTTCCCGGATACCTGTGTCGGTACTGATAGCCACACCCCGATGGTCGATGCCCTTGGCGTCATTTCGGTCGGTGTGGGTGGCCTTGAGGCCGAAAGTGTGATGCTGGGCCGTGCGTCCATGATGAGGTTGCCGGATATCGTCGGTGTGGAGTTGACCGGTAAACTGCGCCCGGGCATCACCGGTACCGATATGGTTCTCGCTATCACTGAATTCCTGCGCAAAGAGCGTGTGGTCGGTGCGTATCTGGAGTTCTATGGTGAGGGTGCCGATAGTCTGACGGTGGGTGATCGCGCCACGATTTCCAACATGACCCCGGAATACGGCGCGACCGCCGCCATGTTCTACATTGATGGTCAGACGATCGACTACCTGAAGCTGACAGGGCGTGAGGATGATCAGGTGGCGCTGGTTGAAAAATACGCCAAGCACACGGGGCTGTGGGCTGACAGCCTGAAAAACGCCGAGTATGAGCGTGTCCTGAAGTTTGACCTGTCGAAAGTCGAGCGAACCCTGGCCGGTCCCTCCAATCCCCACGCGCACCTGCCTACTTCCGAACTGGCGGAACGCGGCATTGCCGGTGAATGGGAGCAGGAAGAGGGCAAGATGCCGGATGGCGCTTGCATCATCGCCGCCATCACCAGCTGCACCAACACCAGTAACCCCCGAAATATGGTGGCTGCCGGCCTGATCGCCCGCAACGCCAACAAACTGGGTCTGACTCGCAAACCATGGGTGAAAACCTCTCTGGCGCCGGGCTCCAAAACGGTCAAGATGTACCTGGAAGAAGCCGACCTGCTTCCGGAGCTGGAACAACTCGGTTTTGGCGTTGTGGCTTTTGCCTGCACGACCTGTAACGGCATGAGCGGCGCCCTCGATCCGAAGATCGCCCAGGAAATCATGGATCGTGACTTGTTCTCCACGGCGGTGCTTTCCGGCAACCGCAACTTTGATGGCCGGATTCACCCCTACGCCAAGCAGGCTTTCCTCGCGTCGCCACCGCTGGTGGTTGCCTACGCCATAGCAGGCACCATCCGTTTCGATATCGAAAAAGATGCCCTGGGCTACGACAAAGACGGCAACCCCGTTACTCTGAAGGACATCTGGCCGGACGATGCGGAAATCGATGCCATTGTAAAATCCAGTGTGAAGCCGGAACAGTTCCGCAGCACCTACATTCCGATGTTCGATATCACCCGGGATGCCCAGGCCAACACCAACCCGTTGTACGAGTGGCGTCCGCAGAGCACCTATATCCGCCGTCCGCCGTACTGGGAAGGCGGCATGGTGGGCGAGAAAACCCTCAAGGGCATGCGTCCGCTGGCGGTTCTTCCGGACAACATCACCACCGACCACCTGTCGCCATCCAACGCGATCCTGATGAACAGCGCTGCTGGTGAGTACCTGCACAAGATGGGTGTGCCGGAGGAAGACTTCAATTCCTACGCCACTCACCGCGGTGATCACCTGACGGCCCAGCGTGCCACCTTCGCCAACCCGAAACTGTTCAACGAAATGGTCCGGGACGAAAACGGTAATGTGAAGCAGGGTTCTCTTGCGCGGATCGAGCCGGAAGGTAAGGTTGTCCGCATGTGGGAAGCCATCGAGGCCTACATGGATCGCAAACAGCCGCTGATCATCATCGCCGGTGCCGATTACGGACAAGGCTCGTCCCGTGATTGGGCCGCCAAGGGCGTTGCCCTGGCCGGTGTGGAAGCGATTGTGGCTGAAGGTTTCGAGCGGATCCACCGCACCAACCTGATCGGTATGGGCGTGATGCCTCTGCAGTTCGAAGAAGGCACCACTCGCAAGACCCTCGGCCTCGATGGTACCGAAACCTACGACGTAGAGGGCACCCCCGCGCCTCGCGCGGAACTGACGCTGGTTATCCACCGCAAAAACGGCAGCACCGAGCGAGTGCCCGTGACCTGCCGCCTGGATACCGCCGAAGAAGTGTCGATCTACAAGGCAGGCGGCGTGCTGCAGCGGTTTGCGGAGGATTTCCTGCAATCGGAAGGTGCAGCATGA
- the prpC gene encoding 2-methylcitrate synthase, with protein MAEAKKLGGAGLRGQVAGQTALCTVGQSGAGLTYRGYEIADLAEKAQFEEIAYLLLRGKLPNRQELDAYKQKLQSLRGLPAALKTVLEQIPKDAHPMDVMRTGCSMLGNLETEADFSEQDDKIDRMLAVFPSIITYWYRFAHEGVRIETESDVDSIGGHFLELLHGEKPSELHERVMNVSLILYAEHEFNASTFTARVCASTLSDIHSCVTGAIGTLRGPLHGGANEAAMELIQKFQTPDEAEAGLMGMLERKEKIMGFGHAIYRDSDPRNAIIKKWSEKLADEVGDTVLYPVSVRCEEVMWREKKLFCNADFFHASAYHFMGIPTELFTPIFVMSRVSGWTAHVKEQRENNRIIRPSAEYTGPADSKWVPIDERP; from the coding sequence ATGGCTGAAGCGAAGAAACTGGGCGGTGCAGGTCTGCGTGGACAGGTAGCGGGTCAAACGGCCTTGTGTACCGTGGGTCAGTCTGGTGCAGGGTTGACGTATCGTGGGTACGAAATTGCCGACCTGGCTGAGAAGGCACAGTTTGAAGAGATCGCGTACCTGCTGCTGAGGGGTAAGTTGCCCAACCGCCAGGAGCTGGATGCCTACAAGCAGAAGCTACAGAGTCTCCGCGGCCTTCCGGCGGCCTTGAAGACCGTCCTTGAGCAGATCCCCAAAGATGCGCACCCGATGGATGTCATGCGCACTGGTTGTTCCATGTTGGGTAACCTGGAAACGGAAGCGGATTTCAGCGAGCAGGACGATAAAATTGACCGTATGCTCGCGGTTTTCCCTTCGATCATCACCTATTGGTATCGCTTTGCTCACGAAGGTGTGCGCATCGAAACTGAAAGTGACGTTGATTCCATTGGTGGCCATTTCCTGGAGCTGTTGCATGGCGAGAAACCGAGCGAGCTTCATGAACGTGTCATGAACGTGTCTCTGATTCTTTACGCGGAGCACGAATTCAATGCCTCGACATTCACGGCCCGGGTCTGCGCCTCGACCTTGTCTGATATTCACAGTTGTGTGACCGGCGCCATTGGCACGCTGCGGGGCCCTCTTCACGGCGGTGCGAACGAGGCCGCCATGGAGCTGATCCAGAAATTCCAGACTCCGGATGAGGCTGAAGCCGGCCTGATGGGTATGCTGGAGCGGAAAGAGAAGATCATGGGGTTTGGCCATGCCATCTATCGCGATTCCGATCCGCGTAACGCCATTATCAAGAAATGGTCCGAAAAACTGGCGGATGAAGTGGGCGACACCGTGCTTTATCCCGTCTCGGTTCGCTGTGAAGAGGTCATGTGGCGCGAGAAGAAGCTCTTCTGCAACGCCGACTTTTTCCATGCTTCTGCCTATCACTTCATGGGCATTCCGACCGAGCTGTTCACCCCGATTTTCGTGATGTCCCGGGTTTCGGGCTGGACTGCCCACGTGAAAGAACAGCGGGAAAACAACCGGATCATTCGCCCCAGTGCCGAATACACCGGTCCAGCGGATTCGAAGTGGGTGCCTATCGACGAGCGCCCGTAA
- the prpB gene encoding methylisocitrate lyase, whose translation MSSKLSPGARFRKALKENQPLQIVGTINAYAAMMAQKVGHQAIYLSGGGVANASYGLPDLGMTSMNDVVEDVRRITAACDLPLLVDIDTGWGGAFNISRTIREMERAGAAAVHIEDQVAQKRCGHRPNKEIVSQGEMVDRIKAAVDAREDDDFFIMARTDAFQKEGLEAAIERAKACIEAGADGIFAEAVTELEHYKAFSDALDVPILANITEFGATPLYNRSELGDAGADMVLYPLSAFRAMNKAALSVYQNILEKGDQKDVVDLMQTRMELYDFLNYHEFEQKLDQLFQQQKD comes from the coding sequence ATGTCCAGCAAACTTTCTCCGGGAGCACGTTTCCGTAAAGCACTGAAAGAAAACCAGCCCTTGCAGATTGTCGGTACCATCAATGCCTACGCGGCGATGATGGCGCAGAAAGTAGGGCACCAGGCTATTTATCTTTCGGGTGGTGGGGTAGCCAACGCCTCCTATGGCCTGCCGGATCTTGGTATGACCAGCATGAACGACGTCGTTGAAGATGTCCGTCGCATCACGGCAGCCTGTGATCTGCCTCTGCTGGTGGATATTGACACCGGGTGGGGTGGGGCGTTCAACATCTCCCGCACCATTCGTGAAATGGAACGGGCTGGCGCTGCCGCTGTCCATATCGAAGATCAGGTCGCCCAGAAGCGTTGTGGCCACCGACCGAACAAGGAGATCGTGTCGCAGGGGGAAATGGTTGACCGTATCAAGGCCGCTGTGGACGCCAGAGAAGACGACGACTTCTTCATCATGGCCCGTACTGATGCTTTCCAGAAAGAAGGGCTGGAAGCTGCGATTGAACGTGCCAAGGCATGCATTGAAGCCGGGGCTGACGGGATTTTCGCGGAGGCGGTTACTGAACTGGAGCATTACAAGGCGTTCTCAGACGCGTTGGATGTACCGATTCTGGCCAACATCACCGAGTTTGGCGCCACGCCTCTGTACAATCGCTCGGAACTTGGCGATGCCGGTGCAGACATGGTTCTGTACCCGCTGAGTGCCTTCCGTGCGATGAACAAGGCAGCGTTGTCTGTTTACCAGAACATCCTTGAGAAGGGCGATCAGAAAGATGTGGTCGATCTGATGCAGACGCGGATGGAGCTGTATGATTTCCTGAACTATCACGAGTTCGAGCAGAAGCTGGATCAGCTTTTCCAGCAACAGAAAGACTAA
- a CDS encoding GntR family transcriptional regulator has translation MPEANEKSYTRADEAFDCLQTSIVKGELAPGEKIGELELCTRFNLTRGPLREALGRLESRGLLVRRPHAGVKVVSVSASELVELYRIREVMEGLAARQAAERMTDAEISDLQATLDVHERMIDEAQGQAYYQAEGDYDFHHRIATGSRNTKLAQMLLGDLYYMVRMYRYRLSTSAGRPHLALGEHRRIVEAIAQRDGELAEFLMKRHINAARRNIEKKIQEGVLTI, from the coding sequence ATGCCGGAAGCCAACGAAAAAAGCTATACGCGTGCAGATGAGGCGTTCGATTGTTTGCAAACGTCCATCGTGAAGGGCGAACTCGCTCCCGGGGAAAAAATCGGGGAGCTTGAGTTGTGTACCCGGTTTAACCTGACCCGGGGACCACTTCGCGAAGCTCTGGGGCGCTTGGAGTCCCGGGGGCTTCTGGTTCGCCGTCCCCATGCCGGCGTGAAAGTGGTATCGGTGAGTGCTTCAGAATTGGTGGAGCTCTACCGGATTAGGGAGGTGATGGAAGGGCTTGCCGCCCGGCAGGCGGCGGAGCGCATGACCGATGCAGAGATTTCCGACCTGCAGGCTACGCTGGACGTCCACGAGCGTATGATTGACGAGGCGCAGGGGCAGGCTTATTACCAGGCAGAAGGGGATTACGATTTTCACCACCGGATTGCCACCGGTAGCCGCAATACCAAACTGGCCCAGATGCTATTGGGCGATCTGTATTACATGGTGCGAATGTACCGTTACCGGTTAAGCACCTCGGCCGGGCGTCCTCATCTGGCGCTTGGTGAACACCGCCGTATCGTCGAAGCCATTGCCCAGCGCGATGGTGAACTCGCCGAATTCCTGATGAAACGACACATCAACGCCGCTCGCCGAAATATTGAAAAGAAAATTCAAGAAGGCGTTTTAACTATCTGA
- a CDS encoding glucan biosynthesis protein, with product MDRRSLLKWLAVGAGGYCFSPVLLVADDAESDSGNPEPFSYEWLKGRARYLAGQPYESHEGELPDSLKAISWDDYQAISFRQDQALWAEQSLPFQVQLFHLGLFFQTPVRIHELRDGVARPLRYDPDYFRYEGDQPLGKLSEDLGFAGFRVHYHSNFELDLAAFLGASYFRAVGKEIQYGMSARGLAINTAGPDGEEFPRFAEYWLEKPTPGAKVLRVWALLDSPSVTGAYAFVLNPGANFVMDVDVALYPRKRIERLGIAPLTSMYQVGENSRRMGYDWRPEIHDSDGLLMHTGAGQWIWRPIVNPESLRYNSFVDRNPKGFGLLQRDRDFDHYQDDGVFYDRRPSLWVEPLAGWGAGSVDLVEIPTADETFDNIVAYWNPETALSPGQEYLFSYRLTWGEMSPLDGAKLATTKATRTGLGGVVGQPREYFSWRFVIDFAGGLLQMLADDAEVEPLITVSRGSVEISSARPLASLNGYRAMFDLVPDDSTDPIDLTLVLRLGDEVLTETWVYQYSPPPPKERKLY from the coding sequence ATGGACAGGCGTTCACTGCTTAAATGGTTGGCCGTTGGTGCGGGTGGCTACTGCTTTTCGCCGGTTTTGCTGGTGGCGGATGACGCCGAGAGCGATTCTGGCAACCCGGAACCTTTCAGTTATGAATGGCTGAAAGGCCGGGCAAGGTACCTCGCCGGGCAACCCTACGAATCCCACGAGGGAGAACTCCCTGATTCGCTGAAGGCCATATCCTGGGATGATTACCAGGCAATCAGTTTTCGCCAGGACCAGGCCTTATGGGCGGAGCAATCCCTGCCATTTCAAGTACAGCTTTTTCACCTTGGACTTTTTTTCCAGACACCTGTCCGAATCCACGAATTGCGGGATGGTGTGGCCCGGCCCTTAAGGTACGACCCAGACTACTTCAGATACGAGGGTGATCAGCCCCTCGGGAAGCTTTCAGAAGATCTGGGATTTGCCGGGTTTCGCGTTCACTATCACTCCAATTTTGAGCTGGATCTTGCTGCCTTTCTCGGAGCCAGTTATTTCCGGGCGGTGGGAAAAGAGATTCAGTATGGAATGTCCGCCCGCGGACTGGCAATCAACACGGCCGGACCCGACGGCGAGGAGTTCCCACGATTCGCCGAGTATTGGCTCGAGAAACCGACGCCCGGAGCGAAAGTACTGCGTGTGTGGGCTCTGCTTGATTCCCCGAGTGTCACGGGGGCCTATGCCTTCGTTCTGAACCCCGGCGCAAACTTTGTAATGGACGTTGACGTGGCACTCTATCCCCGAAAACGAATTGAAAGGCTCGGCATTGCGCCGCTTACCAGCATGTATCAGGTTGGCGAGAATAGTCGGCGGATGGGGTATGACTGGCGACCGGAAATACACGATTCGGATGGGTTGCTGATGCACACGGGGGCGGGGCAGTGGATCTGGCGGCCGATCGTGAACCCTGAAAGTCTCCGGTACAACAGCTTCGTGGACCGGAACCCGAAAGGCTTCGGGCTTTTGCAGCGAGACCGTGACTTCGATCATTACCAGGATGACGGCGTTTTCTACGATCGTCGTCCCAGTCTCTGGGTAGAGCCGCTGGCAGGTTGGGGGGCGGGCAGTGTCGACCTCGTTGAAATACCAACGGCTGATGAAACGTTCGACAACATCGTGGCTTATTGGAACCCGGAAACCGCACTTTCTCCGGGTCAGGAGTACCTTTTCTCCTACCGTCTCACCTGGGGAGAGATGAGCCCCCTTGATGGAGCCAAACTGGCAACGACCAAGGCAACCCGAACCGGTCTTGGTGGTGTGGTCGGACAGCCCAGAGAGTACTTCTCATGGCGATTTGTGATCGATTTCGCCGGTGGTTTGCTGCAGATGCTGGCGGACGACGCTGAGGTAGAGCCTCTTATAACGGTGAGCCGCGGGTCTGTCGAAATCTCGTCGGCAAGACCCCTGGCTTCATTGAACGGGTATCGAGCGATGTTCGATCTTGTGCCGGATGACTCGACCGACCCCATCGACCTCACGCTGGTGTTGAGGTTGGGTGACGAGGTGCTTACCGAAACATGGGTCTACCAGTATTCACCGCCGCCACCCAAGGAGCGAAAACTCTACTGA
- the mdoH gene encoding glucans biosynthesis glucosyltransferase MdoH — MGKDKQTSWRSVALFRRSLMIFLVIGQTSVATYYLLWILPYHGGLFVEKALIVLFAVLYIWIAIGFWIAVWGFLIRFFGGDRHSLARRHSRGELSTVPLAKTAILLPIYHEPVNWTFKGLRAVYEDLAKEACLDHFEFYILSDSRSPDVWLEERTAWHDLVTELGAEGRIFYRRRPVNLNFKSGNVADFLRRWGRRYKYMVVLDADSLLSGQTLCQMVKLMELQPQVGILQTNPSVINGRSLFARVQQFANRFYSPLFATGLAAVQMGDAAFWGHNAILRVEPFMKHCGLRKLSGRGLFGGAIMSHDFVEAAYMGRAGYEVWLEPELGGSFEESPPTLGDELARDNRWAKGNLQHLWLLLREPGLRFAHRMAFLNGIMAYLASPLWLLFLIAVTISAAQMTLAPIDYFPEGYQGLFPLWPEWRPEWALGLALSTLMLLFFPKFLALLDSMIQGTAASFGGRIRLVESVLIEILVSVLLAPIRMLAHSRFVVAAIFNVSLKWAGQNRTEEITWREGFWHQLPAMLVGSSWALFAWQLDTLFFYWSLPVAVPLILSAPSSVLLSRQALGLGLLDRRLLMIPEESKPPPVLQRARKYRALIRPYQSLTPFQQAILIPQVNRLHQAFARVHTSDARQRHWASDVESCLQHGPAYLSNAKVARIARDRWALDYLHKEAWKAPVGTYWGQCIQRRVLERVGAPAKEPGI; from the coding sequence ATGGGGAAGGATAAACAGACCAGCTGGCGTAGTGTGGCTCTTTTTCGCCGTAGCCTTATGATTTTTCTGGTTATCGGACAGACGTCCGTGGCGACCTATTACTTGTTGTGGATTCTGCCGTACCACGGTGGCTTATTTGTTGAGAAAGCCCTCATTGTCCTGTTCGCGGTGCTCTATATATGGATCGCGATAGGCTTCTGGATCGCTGTCTGGGGGTTCCTGATCCGTTTCTTCGGGGGGGACCGCCATTCGCTGGCCAGGCGCCATTCCAGGGGCGAGCTCAGCACCGTGCCCCTGGCGAAGACGGCGATTCTGCTGCCCATTTACCACGAACCAGTTAACTGGACTTTCAAGGGGTTAAGAGCGGTCTACGAAGACCTTGCCAAAGAGGCCTGCCTGGACCACTTCGAGTTCTATATTCTCTCTGACAGTCGATCCCCGGACGTTTGGCTGGAAGAACGGACGGCCTGGCACGATCTGGTGACCGAGCTGGGCGCGGAGGGGCGGATCTTCTATCGACGCAGGCCTGTCAATCTGAATTTCAAAAGTGGCAACGTAGCGGATTTCCTCCGTCGGTGGGGGCGCCGCTACAAATACATGGTGGTTCTGGATGCCGACAGCCTGCTGAGTGGCCAGACTCTTTGCCAGATGGTAAAGCTCATGGAGCTGCAGCCCCAGGTCGGGATTCTGCAAACCAATCCCAGCGTCATCAATGGAAGGTCCCTGTTCGCCAGGGTTCAGCAGTTTGCAAACCGGTTTTATTCTCCTCTGTTTGCTACCGGCCTTGCTGCTGTACAGATGGGGGACGCAGCGTTCTGGGGCCACAATGCGATTCTTCGGGTAGAGCCGTTCATGAAGCACTGCGGGCTGCGGAAACTGTCCGGTCGCGGGTTATTTGGTGGTGCCATTATGAGTCACGACTTCGTGGAGGCTGCGTACATGGGGCGAGCCGGTTACGAAGTATGGCTTGAGCCCGAATTGGGCGGGAGCTTCGAGGAGTCGCCGCCGACACTGGGTGATGAGCTCGCTCGTGATAATCGTTGGGCAAAGGGCAACCTTCAGCATCTATGGCTATTGCTTCGGGAGCCGGGGCTTCGGTTTGCCCACCGGATGGCTTTCCTAAACGGGATTATGGCCTATCTCGCTTCGCCATTGTGGCTGCTGTTCCTGATCGCGGTGACGATTTCTGCAGCGCAAATGACGCTCGCCCCGATTGACTACTTTCCGGAAGGGTACCAGGGCCTGTTTCCCTTGTGGCCGGAATGGCGTCCCGAATGGGCGCTGGGGTTGGCCTTGAGTACATTGATGCTTCTGTTTTTTCCAAAGTTCCTGGCGCTTCTGGATTCGATGATCCAGGGAACGGCTGCGTCATTTGGTGGTCGTATACGGCTGGTCGAGAGTGTTCTGATCGAGATTCTCGTGTCCGTTCTGCTGGCCCCGATCCGAATGTTGGCTCACAGCCGCTTTGTCGTGGCGGCGATTTTCAATGTGTCGCTGAAATGGGCCGGACAGAACCGGACGGAGGAGATAACCTGGCGGGAGGGATTCTGGCATCAGTTACCGGCGATGCTGGTTGGCAGTTCCTGGGCGCTGTTTGCCTGGCAGCTGGATACCCTGTTTTTCTACTGGTCGCTTCCGGTGGCGGTGCCGCTCATCCTGTCTGCTCCCAGCTCAGTTCTGCTGAGTCGACAGGCGCTGGGGCTGGGGTTACTGGACCGGCGGCTCCTGATGATTCCGGAAGAATCAAAACCGCCTCCCGTGCTTCAACGTGCCCGAAAATACAGAGCTTTGATAAGACCTTACCAAAGCCTGACGCCATTCCAGCAGGCAATCTTGATTCCACAGGTAAACCGGTTACATCAGGCTTTCGCTCGGGTGCATACGTCCGATGCCCGTCAGCGGCATTGGGCAAGCGACGTGGAAAGTTGTCTCCAGCACGGTCCCGCTTACCTGTCCAATGCAAAGGTGGCTCGGATCGCTCGGGACAGATGGGCACTGGATTACCTCCACAAAGAGGCGTGGAAAGCGCCGGTAGGGACGTATTGGGGGCAGTGCATCCAAAGGCGGGTTCTGGAGCGGGTGGGTGCGCCGGCTAAAGAGCCCGGTATATGA